Proteins found in one Pseudomonas sp. P8_241 genomic segment:
- a CDS encoding spinster family MFS transporter, producing the protein MNQSTPVTWRTHYALFVLAMIYVFNYIDRQLMAILIEPVKLEFGISDTGIGLLSGVTFAVFYTVFGFPLGRLSDRIGRKPVIAFSCIAWSLMTMLCGVAGSFLTLVLARIGVAVGEAGGTAPSVAMVSDLYPANRRSTALAFLMLGSSLGAVVGLGLGGWIAQEHGWRYAFMLIGAPGIFLGLLLLLTVRAPKRVVPLSSAAVLQDGWAKTLAEVFRTPSFLWLVLTGGAAAIAGYAIGTWSPSFLIRSHGLNMQQAGFLVGVVGGGGAAIGTLICGLLTDRMVRRNAGWQIGVPLLGTLISIPFALTYFLWPQGTAFHIGSIAVPQAFLFYSVFAFFGVWWATPCLSAITHLFPATRLAQATAIFVMFMTLLGVGVGPLLVGMLSDFFLPSLGTESLRYALASSVSMLVLASVFLTLALPRYRQQIKNPAPLVTPVQTATA; encoded by the coding sequence GTGAACCAATCCACCCCCGTGACATGGCGAACGCACTACGCGCTGTTCGTGCTCGCCATGATTTATGTCTTCAACTACATCGACCGTCAGTTGATGGCGATTCTGATTGAGCCGGTGAAGCTCGAATTCGGCATTTCCGATACAGGCATCGGCCTGCTGTCAGGGGTGACTTTCGCGGTGTTCTATACGGTGTTCGGCTTCCCGCTGGGGCGCCTTTCAGACCGCATCGGGCGCAAGCCGGTGATCGCCTTCAGTTGCATCGCCTGGAGCCTGATGACCATGCTCTGCGGCGTGGCCGGAAGCTTTCTGACCCTGGTGCTCGCACGCATTGGCGTGGCTGTCGGTGAAGCCGGCGGCACGGCGCCGTCGGTGGCCATGGTCTCGGATCTGTATCCGGCCAACCGCCGATCCACGGCCCTGGCCTTCCTGATGCTCGGTTCCAGCCTGGGAGCAGTAGTCGGCCTCGGTCTGGGTGGCTGGATCGCCCAGGAGCACGGTTGGCGCTACGCCTTCATGCTGATCGGCGCACCGGGCATTTTCCTCGGCCTGCTACTGCTGTTGACGGTGCGTGCGCCCAAGCGCGTCGTACCGCTGAGCAGCGCCGCCGTGCTGCAAGACGGCTGGGCCAAAACCCTCGCCGAGGTGTTTCGCACGCCCTCTTTTCTGTGGCTGGTGCTCACCGGTGGCGCGGCGGCGATTGCCGGCTACGCCATCGGCACCTGGAGCCCGAGCTTCCTGATCCGCTCCCACGGCCTGAACATGCAACAGGCCGGATTTCTTGTTGGCGTGGTCGGTGGCGGCGGAGCGGCCATCGGCACGCTGATCTGCGGCCTGCTCACCGACCGCATGGTGCGGCGCAATGCTGGCTGGCAAATCGGCGTGCCATTGCTTGGCACACTGATCAGCATTCCTTTCGCCCTGACCTATTTTCTCTGGCCTCAAGGCACGGCGTTCCATATCGGTAGTATCGCCGTGCCGCAAGCCTTTCTGTTCTACAGCGTATTTGCGTTCTTTGGCGTGTGGTGGGCAACGCCGTGCCTGAGCGCCATTACCCACCTGTTCCCGGCGACACGCCTGGCCCAGGCCACGGCCATTTTCGTGATGTTCATGACCCTGCTGGGTGTCGGTGTCGGGCCGCTGTTGGTGGGCATGCTGAGTGATTTTTTCTTGCCGTCCCTGGGCACCGAATCACTGCGCTATGCCCTCGCCTCATCGGTGTCGATGCTGGTGCTGGCCAGCGTGTTCCTGACCCTGGCATTGCCACGTTACCGGCAACAGATCAAGAACCCCGCCCCACTCGTCACGCCGGTCCAGACCGCGACAGCCTGA
- a CDS encoding alkene reductase, whose translation MSVLFEPIALGELQLANRIVMAPMTRSRALADAVPGGDMVEYYRQRASAGLIVAEGTAPSASGLGYCRTPAIYSDEQIVGWQRVTEAVHAEGGRIVLQLMHVGRAASRHNKPAGAATVAPSALRARTQVFSDTAGLVDTDEPQALTLQGIDEVIEDYRQAALNARLAGFDGVELHCTSGYLPMQFLASGSNRRNDAYGGDVTGRVRFAKEVIEAMAAAIGAGRVGFRQCPGNPYNDIDDCDPAATAAALCEAVAPLDLAYLHIMRSPLAELDAFALARRHSPHALILNDGFDGPSASAALASGEGAAVSFGRHFIANPDLVARLQRGLPLSGFDRKTLYTPGPVGYSDYTAHQGIAREVAQ comes from the coding sequence ATGAGCGTCTTGTTCGAGCCGATCGCCCTGGGCGAACTGCAACTGGCCAACCGCATCGTCATGGCCCCCATGACCCGCAGCCGTGCCCTTGCCGATGCGGTACCTGGCGGCGATATGGTCGAATATTATCGCCAGCGTGCCAGCGCCGGGTTGATCGTGGCCGAGGGGACCGCGCCTTCTGCCAGCGGCCTTGGCTATTGTCGCACCCCGGCGATCTACAGCGACGAGCAGATCGTCGGCTGGCAGCGGGTCACCGAGGCGGTGCACGCCGAGGGCGGGCGCATCGTCCTGCAGCTGATGCACGTCGGCCGCGCCGCCAGCCGCCACAACAAACCTGCCGGGGCTGCCACGGTGGCACCTTCGGCATTGCGCGCTCGCACCCAGGTGTTCAGCGACACTGCCGGCCTGGTGGACACCGATGAGCCACAGGCGCTGACCTTGCAAGGTATTGACGAGGTTATCGAAGACTATCGCCAGGCCGCGTTGAATGCGCGCCTGGCCGGCTTCGACGGCGTCGAGTTGCACTGCACCAGCGGCTATCTGCCGATGCAGTTTCTGGCATCCGGCAGTAACCGGCGCAACGATGCCTACGGTGGCGATGTGACCGGGCGGGTGCGTTTTGCCAAGGAAGTGATCGAGGCCATGGCTGCTGCGATCGGCGCCGGGCGCGTCGGCTTTCGCCAGTGCCCCGGCAACCCCTACAACGACATCGACGACTGCGATCCGGCGGCCACGGCGGCGGCGTTATGCGAAGCCGTGGCGCCGTTGGATCTGGCCTACCTGCACATTATGCGCTCGCCACTGGCAGAGCTTGATGCGTTCGCCCTGGCACGTCGGCACAGCCCTCATGCATTGATTCTCAACGATGGTTTCGACGGTCCTTCGGCCAGTGCCGCTCTCGCGTCGGGCGAGGGGGCTGCTGTGTCGTTCGGCCGTCACTTTATAGCCAACCCCGATCTGGTGGCGCGCTTGCAGCGTGGCCTGCCGCTCAGTGGCTTCGACCGCAAGACCCTCTATACGCCGGGGCCGGTGGGCTATTCGGATTACACCGCCCATCAAGGGATTGCCCGGGAGGTGGCGCAATGA
- a CDS encoding DUF6708 domain-containing protein translates to MISQLFKRKSTATVPESGIDIQSQRPRAGELRVRGLNETLFLAPLPVYTGQAQVSRRNFSAMNETYLELGGSNYGMVELGKRLALQIWMVLCTAFFAPVLICLWLVAFSPPEIDRKFFDIVGGAVQVFATGSLLFIFPVGAFIYGMLSNVRTLAKSYPVRFNRQRREVCYIDDTTHQVLIVPWENVVAWVARSQGVTSYGAMRDYTFGMGLEDEERDRVQFVLSAQPSDAHALGMWASIRNYMEEGELVDTPNPMLAALGITLSEDELKPYEGLHTFEIERKGARFMGSLDDGAEHLSAEQRHRYGYGKRSRWPLRWWYVRRVIVFWKMPYLIAEWAHRKGRPTLPESVQAWSQPLPPEQWARPSPALQKANALVKHAMDKKGATFVDACKAAGLH, encoded by the coding sequence ATGATTAGCCAACTGTTCAAACGCAAAAGCACAGCCACTGTCCCGGAGTCGGGCATTGATATTCAAAGCCAACGGCCCCGTGCCGGGGAGCTGCGGGTCAGGGGCCTGAATGAAACTTTGTTCCTGGCGCCGTTGCCGGTGTACACCGGACAGGCACAGGTGTCGCGGCGTAATTTTTCGGCGATGAACGAGACCTATCTGGAGTTGGGTGGTAGCAACTACGGGATGGTTGAGTTGGGAAAGAGATTGGCACTTCAGATATGGATGGTTTTGTGTACTGCTTTTTTTGCACCTGTGCTTATTTGTCTATGGCTCGTTGCTTTTAGCCCCCCTGAAATCGACCGAAAATTCTTCGACATTGTTGGGGGGGCCGTGCAGGTATTCGCTACAGGCTCGCTTCTATTCATTTTTCCCGTCGGCGCCTTTATCTACGGCATGCTCTCCAATGTCCGAACCCTGGCCAAAAGCTATCCCGTCCGCTTCAACCGCCAGCGTCGCGAAGTCTGCTACATCGACGACACCACCCACCAGGTGCTGATCGTGCCTTGGGAAAATGTGGTGGCCTGGGTCGCCCGCAGCCAGGGCGTGACCAGCTACGGCGCGATGCGCGATTACACGTTCGGCATGGGCCTGGAGGACGAAGAGCGCGACAGGGTGCAGTTCGTGTTGTCGGCCCAACCCAGTGACGCACATGCGCTGGGCATGTGGGCGTCGATCCGCAACTACATGGAGGAAGGGGAGCTGGTGGACACGCCCAACCCCATGCTGGCCGCATTGGGCATCACCTTGAGCGAGGACGAGCTCAAACCGTATGAAGGGTTGCACACCTTTGAGATCGAACGCAAAGGTGCACGCTTCATGGGCTCGCTAGACGATGGCGCCGAGCATCTGAGCGCGGAGCAGCGACACCGTTACGGTTATGGCAAACGCTCCCGCTGGCCTCTGCGGTGGTGGTACGTCAGACGCGTGATCGTGTTCTGGAAAATGCCCTACCTGATCGCCGAATGGGCTCACCGCAAAGGCCGTCCGACCCTGCCTGAAAGCGTCCAGGCCTGGTCGCAACCGCTACCCCCGGAGCAATGGGCCAGGCCCAGCCCCGCCCTGCAAAAAGCCAACGCCCTGGTCAAGCACGCCATGGACAAAAAAGGCGCGACCTTCGTCGACGCCTGCAAGGCGGCGGGGTTGCATTGA
- a CDS encoding long-chain-acyl-CoA synthetase — protein sequence MNGFNTPHQPTMLDNSPVSREHTQRLLDRRAVAAGQIKPADCYTIADRLEEQATRFAQRPFLIYGEQRLSYAEVDARANQMAHVFHARGLRPGDVCAMALENRPEFFFSWFGLAKLGVVAAFINTQVSGRALAHAVVSTAAKAMVVGEECLNNLLSTEGLPDVPWLLVPDAENPASEASRARVDAGFAEQVAAAPRTAFARELRAEVPAESPAMLIFTSGTTGLPKAAIYSHMRWLSIGDVMEVTLDGTTEDVFYCCLPLYHGAAATSVTATALRVGASIVVRRRFSVREFWKDIRGHHISIFQYIGEICRYLLNQPVVDGEREHSLRCLLGAGLTPETWQRWLERFGPVQILEGWGATEANTSLINLDNQPGSCGRVPFWDKTNIRLVRYDVESDSHPRDENGFYQVCKVGEVGEGMAFIVDHPQIGAGRFEGYTSAQATESKIRRNVFSQGDAYWSSGDLLRYDENGYFYFVDRIGDTYRWKSENVSTQEVADALGDFPGLELINIYGVQVPGHEGRAGMAAVLMQEGQDFDPQAFYALTEARLPRYAAPVFVRVSAAADLTSTFKLRKVDLQRQGYAPSAFNDPLYIRDESSRSYRPYSDELLDRAGLQPFAVAPQV from the coding sequence ATGAACGGTTTCAATACACCGCATCAACCGACGATGCTCGACAACAGCCCCGTGTCCCGCGAACACACTCAGCGTCTGCTTGATCGACGGGCAGTGGCTGCGGGGCAAATCAAACCGGCGGACTGTTACACCATCGCCGATCGGCTGGAAGAGCAGGCCACGCGTTTCGCCCAGCGCCCGTTCCTCATTTACGGCGAACAGCGCTTGAGTTATGCCGAGGTCGATGCACGTGCCAACCAGATGGCACATGTTTTCCATGCCCGCGGTTTGCGCCCGGGCGACGTCTGCGCCATGGCCCTGGAGAACCGCCCGGAGTTTTTTTTCAGTTGGTTTGGCCTGGCCAAACTCGGTGTGGTGGCGGCCTTTATCAATACCCAGGTCAGTGGTCGGGCCTTGGCGCATGCCGTGGTGTCGACTGCCGCCAAGGCCATGGTGGTGGGTGAGGAGTGCCTGAACAATCTGTTGTCCACCGAAGGCCTGCCGGACGTACCCTGGTTGCTCGTGCCGGACGCCGAAAACCCCGCCAGTGAAGCATCCCGCGCCCGTGTAGATGCAGGGTTCGCCGAACAGGTGGCGGCGGCACCACGCACTGCATTCGCACGCGAGCTGCGGGCCGAGGTGCCGGCCGAGTCGCCGGCGATGCTGATTTTCACCTCGGGCACCACCGGTTTGCCCAAGGCTGCGATCTATAGCCATATGCGCTGGTTGTCCATCGGCGACGTGATGGAGGTGACCCTCGACGGCACGACCGAGGACGTATTCTACTGTTGCCTGCCGCTCTATCACGGTGCCGCGGCGACGTCAGTGACGGCCACGGCCCTGCGTGTCGGAGCCAGTATCGTGGTCCGCCGCAGGTTCAGCGTCCGGGAGTTCTGGAAGGACATCCGTGGCCACCACATCAGCATTTTTCAGTACATCGGGGAAATCTGCCGCTACCTGCTCAATCAGCCCGTGGTCGATGGCGAGCGTGAGCACAGCTTGCGTTGCCTGCTGGGCGCGGGCCTGACGCCGGAGACCTGGCAGCGCTGGCTGGAGCGTTTCGGCCCGGTGCAGATTCTCGAGGGCTGGGGTGCCACCGAGGCCAACACCAGCCTGATCAATCTGGACAACCAGCCAGGTTCCTGCGGGCGCGTGCCGTTCTGGGATAAAACCAATATCCGCCTGGTTCGATATGACGTCGAAAGCGACAGTCATCCACGGGACGAAAATGGTTTCTATCAAGTCTGCAAGGTTGGCGAAGTCGGTGAGGGCATGGCCTTCATTGTCGATCATCCGCAAATCGGCGCCGGACGCTTCGAGGGTTACACCTCGGCGCAGGCCACCGAAAGCAAGATTCGCCGCAATGTCTTCAGTCAGGGCGATGCGTATTGGAGTTCGGGTGACCTGCTGCGGTACGACGAGAACGGTTACTTCTATTTCGTCGATCGCATCGGTGATACCTACCGCTGGAAGAGCGAGAACGTTTCAACCCAGGAAGTCGCCGATGCCCTGGGCGATTTTCCGGGGCTGGAACTGATCAACATCTACGGCGTACAGGTACCCGGGCATGAAGGGCGCGCCGGTATGGCGGCGGTGCTGATGCAAGAGGGCCAGGACTTCGACCCCCAAGCGTTCTACGCGCTCACTGAAGCGCGCTTGCCACGCTATGCCGCGCCGGTGTTCGTGCGGGTGTCCGCCGCGGCGGATCTGACCAGTACCTTCAAGCTGCGCAAGGTCGATCTGCAACGCCAGGGTTACGCGCCGAGCGCGTTCAACGATCCGTTGTACATCCGCGATGAAAGCAGCCGCAGCTATCGGCCGTACTCCGACGAATTGCTCGACAGAGCCGGTCTGCAGCCATTCGCGGTGGCCCCTCAAGTCTGA
- a CDS encoding DUF6708 domain-containing protein, which yields MISQLFKRKSTATVPESGIDIQSQRPRAGELRVRGLNETLFLAPLPVYTGQAQVSRRNFSAMNETYLELGGSNYGMVELGKRLALQIWMVLCTAFFAPVLICLWLVAFSPPEIDRKFFDIVGGAVQVFATGSLLFIFPVGAFIYGMLSNVRTLAKSYPVRFNRQRREVCYIDDTTHQVLIVPWENVVAWVARSQGVTSYGAMRDYTFGMGLEDEERDRVQFVLSAQPSDAHALGMWTSIRNYMEEGELVDTPNPMLAALGITLSEDELKPYEGLHTFEIERLDARALGRLDDGGGHLTAEERKRWGYSKRSRWPLRWWYVRRVIVFWKMPYLIAEWAHRKGRPTLPESVQAWSQPLPPEQWARPSPALQKANALVKHAMDKKGATFVAACKAAGLHCVSS from the coding sequence ATGATTAGCCAACTGTTCAAACGCAAAAGCACAGCCACTGTCCCGGAGTCGGGCATTGATATTCAAAGCCAACGGCCCCGTGCCGGGGAGCTGCGGGTCAGGGGCCTGAATGAAACTTTGTTCCTGGCGCCGTTGCCGGTGTACACCGGACAGGCACAGGTGTCGCGGCGTAATTTTTCGGCGATGAACGAGACCTATCTGGAGTTGGGTGGTAGCAACTACGGGATGGTTGAGTTGGGAAAGAGATTGGCACTTCAGATATGGATGGTTTTGTGTACTGCTTTTTTTGCACCTGTGCTTATTTGTCTATGGCTCGTTGCTTTTAGCCCCCCTGAAATCGACCGAAAATTCTTCGACATTGTTGGGGGGGCCGTGCAGGTATTCGCTACAGGCTCGCTTCTATTCATTTTTCCCGTCGGCGCCTTTATCTACGGCATGCTCTCCAATGTCCGAACCCTGGCCAAAAGCTATCCCGTCCGCTTCAACCGCCAACGTCGCGAAGTCTGCTACATCGACGACACCACCCACCAGGTGCTGATCGTGCCTTGGGAAAATGTGGTGGCCTGGGTCGCCCGCAGCCAGGGCGTGACCAGCTACGGCGCGATGCGCGATTACACGTTCGGCATGGGCCTGGAGGACGAAGAGCGCGACAGGGTGCAGTTCGTGTTGTCGGCCCAACCCAGTGACGCACATGCGCTGGGCATGTGGACGTCGATCCGCAACTACATGGAGGAAGGGGAACTGGTGGACACGCCGAATCCCATGCTGGCCGCATTGGGCATCACCTTGAGCGAGGACGAGCTCAAACCGTATGAAGGGTTGCACACCTTTGAGATCGAACGGCTCGATGCCAGGGCGTTGGGGCGACTGGACGACGGAGGAGGCCATCTGACTGCCGAAGAGCGCAAGCGTTGGGGGTACTCCAAACGCTCCCGCTGGCCTCTGCGGTGGTGGTACGTCAGACGCGTGATCGTGTTCTGGAAAATGCCCTACCTGATCGCCGAATGGGCTCACCGCAAAGGCCGTCCGACCCTGCCTGAAAGCGTCCAGGCCTGGTCGCAACCGCTACCCCCGGAGCAATGGGCCAGGCCCAGCCCCGCCCTGCAAAAAGCCAACGCCCTGGTCAAGCACGCCATGGACAAAAAAGGCGCGACCTTCGTCGCCGCCTGCAAGGCGGCGGGGCTGCATTGTGTTTCTTCCTGA
- a CDS encoding nuclear transport factor 2 family protein, translated as MSTSAVHISNLLYRYAQYLDGGQLIKAAELFRHARIKVQSQSGFLDHTALLGIWQQRIRIYPCGTPRTQHIISNPVIDIDEDAGTATIRSCYTVLQATDTLPLQPIAAGHYLDEFERVDGVWRFSFRDYSHLEMIGDLSEHLLMQGH; from the coding sequence ATGAGCACCAGTGCCGTACACATCAGCAACCTGCTCTATCGCTATGCCCAGTACCTGGATGGCGGCCAACTGATCAAGGCTGCCGAGCTGTTTCGTCATGCCCGAATCAAGGTTCAAAGCCAGAGCGGTTTCCTGGATCACACAGCCCTGCTGGGCATCTGGCAGCAACGAATCAGGATTTATCCCTGCGGCACACCCCGAACCCAACACATCATCAGCAATCCCGTCATCGACATCGACGAAGACGCTGGAACCGCCACGATTCGTTCCTGCTATACGGTGCTGCAAGCCACCGACACCCTGCCCCTGCAACCCATCGCCGCCGGGCATTATCTCGATGAGTTCGAGCGTGTCGACGGGGTTTGGCGATTCAGCTTTCGTGACTACTCGCACCTGGAAATGATCGGGGACTTGAGTGAGCATTTGCTGATGCAGGGTCACTGA